One Rossellomorea aquimaris DNA window includes the following coding sequences:
- a CDS encoding proline dehydrogenase yields the protein MEQAMRNFFLFLSKNKPMTKLAKKYGLRFGAGRFVAGSSILQAVEVIRELNSQNLVVTIDYLGEFVDNEREANEMALECVEAIRAIGKEKLKSQLSLKMTSMGLDISEEIVMKNMRLILDEATKQNVFVTIDMEDYSRCGKTIDIFKRLKSEYDNIGTVIQAYLYRTEKDMDDLNAYSPNLRLVKGAYKESHEVAFPEKKDVDDNFKKIIKTHLLNGNYTAIATHDDEMIEYTKRLVEEYNIPRDQFEFQMLFGIRVERQHELVKEGYKMRVYVPYGTDWYGYFMRRLAERPANVAFVLKGVIKK from the coding sequence ATGGAGCAAGCAATGCGTAATTTCTTTTTATTCCTTTCAAAAAATAAGCCGATGACGAAACTGGCTAAGAAATATGGCCTACGTTTTGGAGCCGGCCGATTCGTTGCAGGATCTTCCATTCTGCAGGCAGTTGAGGTTATTCGTGAACTGAATAGTCAGAATCTTGTTGTAACGATCGACTATTTAGGTGAGTTTGTGGACAATGAACGAGAAGCAAACGAAATGGCCCTGGAATGTGTAGAGGCTATTCGTGCGATCGGGAAAGAAAAGCTGAAATCTCAATTATCCCTGAAGATGACATCAATGGGGCTGGATATTTCCGAAGAGATTGTCATGAAGAATATGAGGTTGATTCTTGATGAAGCAACCAAACAAAATGTATTTGTGACCATTGATATGGAAGACTATTCCCGCTGTGGAAAGACCATTGATATCTTCAAGCGGTTAAAGTCTGAGTATGATAATATCGGCACGGTAATACAAGCCTATTTATATAGAACAGAAAAGGATATGGATGATCTGAATGCGTATTCCCCCAACCTGCGTCTAGTTAAAGGGGCCTATAAAGAATCACATGAAGTTGCGTTTCCTGAGAAGAAGGATGTAGACGATAATTTCAAAAAAATCATTAAAACTCATCTGTTGAACGGCAATTATACGGCTATTGCCACTCACGATGATGAGATGATCGAATATACGAAGAGACTCGTGGAAGAGTATAACATTCCTCGTGATCAATTTGAATTTCAAATGCTTTTTGGCATTCGTGTAGAGCGCCAGCATGAACTGGTCAAAGAAGGCTATAAAATGCGCGTATACGTTCCATACGGTACGGATTGGTACGGATACTTCATGAGAAGACTTGCTGAAAGACCGGCAAATGTCGCCTTTGTTCTAAAAGGGGTCATAAAGAAATAA
- a CDS encoding spore coat protein, which translates to MNQQNQQKIQNAQTQVPETPQMNDRDFITDVLSHEKYMTASYCTALNEASHQALYQDLLTIFNETQNAQRELYNEMFRKGWYKLEAADSQKIQQSYQQHQQYSSQFPYGYGGQVQ; encoded by the coding sequence ATGAATCAACAGAATCAGCAAAAAATCCAAAATGCGCAAACACAAGTACCTGAAACACCACAGATGAATGATCGAGACTTTATAACGGATGTGCTGTCCCACGAGAAGTACATGACTGCTTCTTACTGTACAGCTCTTAACGAAGCGAGTCATCAAGCTCTATATCAGGATCTGCTCACGATTTTTAATGAAACACAAAATGCTCAACGCGAGCTATACAATGAAATGTTCCGAAAAGGCTGGTACAAGCTTGAAGCTGCCGACAGTCAAAAGATTCAACAATCCTATCAGCAGCACCAGCAATACTCTTCTCAATTTCCTTATGGATATGGCGGGCAGGTCCAATAA